From the genome of Nocardia mangyaensis:
TGTGCGAGCCGGGACGCCAGCTCGGCAGTGCCTCGCCGCCAGGGTGGGTCAGTGCCAAGCTCACGACGTCGGTGGCCTCGGTGCGCACCGATTCGACCGTCAGGTCGAGATCGAAACCGATGTGCCGCACCGGATGCGAGATGGTGGGTCGGGTGAAGACCTTCTTGTAGACATCCACGGCGGCACCGATCACCCGCAGGCTCGGCGTCGCGACCTCGCCCGCGCTGCTCACCCGCGCGCCGCCGGGGAATGGGCCAGATACCGCAGGGCGTTGTCCATCGAGCCCAGGTGGGACGGATGGAAACGCGGATTCAGATAGCGTGGCATCTCGGTGACGAACGTGGTGAAGCTCGGGATGACGCCGCGCACCGTCGCACTGACGAACTGCCGAGCCCACGAGCTGCCCTTGTCGGTGCTCGGGTCCTTGCGATACAGGTACGCCGTGGAGATCACGAACAGCGGCAGCAGCGTTGCGCCGGCCAGCAGCCCGGTGCGCGCCCGGCGGGCATAACCGCCGTCGACGTGCATGTAGGCGTCGAACACGACGCTGCGGTGCTCGACCTCTTCGGCGCCGTGCCAGCGCACCAGGTCGAGCATGGTCGGGTCCATCCCGATCTCGGCCAACACCTCGGACTCGAGTAGCCATTCGCCGATGACCGCGGTGAAGTGCTCCATCCCGGCGAACAGGCCGAGCCGTTCCTTGAGCCACTCTTGCCTGGCCCGGCCGGTGAGACCCTGATCGCCGAGGGCCCGGTCGACCAGCCAGGCGATCTTGGCGACATAGGACTCGACATCGAGTCCGATCGACTGCAGATGCCGCCGCGCGCCTTCGTGGCTGCTGGCATGCATCGACTCCTGGCCGATGAACCCGGTGACCTCCTCCCGCAGCCGCTCGTCGTCGATGTGCGGGAGCGCTTCGGCCAGGCAGTTGGCCATCGCCCGTTCGCCCTCGGGCAGCACCAGGTGCATGACGTTGGTGACGTGGGTGGCCAGCACCTCCCCGGGGATGTAGTGCATGGGTACCGAGGAGAAGTCGAAATGCACATCTCGTGCCTGGATCGCGTGCGCTTCTTCCTGATAGGAGCGCGTCGTTGCACTGTTATCAGCCATGCACCGACCGTACAGTGCAACAAATATCATCGCAATGTTGCAGCGAAGATTGATTGGCGATGTCGGGTGTCCGGCAGCGCGCCTGCTACCGTCGAAGCGTGCTCTCCACCGCTGCGACCTCGGGAAACCCGCCCGCCGCCGACTCCGTCGAAGAACGGATCATCGACGCGGCCCTCGTGCAGTTCGAGCGGGTGGGCGTGCGCAAGACGACGATCGAGGACATCGCCAGGGCGGCCGAGGTCGACCGGGCGACGGTCTACCGCCGGATCGGCTC
Proteins encoded in this window:
- a CDS encoding metal-dependent hydrolase, which translates into the protein MADNSATTRSYQEEAHAIQARDVHFDFSSVPMHYIPGEVLATHVTNVMHLVLPEGERAMANCLAEALPHIDDERLREEVTGFIGQESMHASSHEGARRHLQSIGLDVESYVAKIAWLVDRALGDQGLTGRARQEWLKERLGLFAGMEHFTAVIGEWLLESEVLAEIGMDPTMLDLVRWHGAEEVEHRSVVFDAYMHVDGGYARRARTGLLAGATLLPLFVISTAYLYRKDPSTDKGSSWARQFVSATVRGVIPSFTTFVTEMPRYLNPRFHPSHLGSMDNALRYLAHSPAARG